A stretch of the Colias croceus chromosome 13, ilColCroc2.1 genome encodes the following:
- the LOC123696841 gene encoding ionotropic receptor 93a: MQVWIIVLCLFGHVTSDDFPSLITANASIAVVLDHQFLQDKYQPILDELKDYIKELARVELKHGGVLVHYYSWTAINLKKGFLAVFSVASCEDTWSLFKRTKAEQLLLFALTEVDCPRLPSDLAITVTYTEPGEEVPQMILDLRTERAFNWKSVIMLHDNTLNRDMVSRVVQSLTSHIDDEDVPSVSVTVFKMKHEVNEYLRRKEMYRIISKLPVKYIGENFIAIVTSDVVTTMAETARDLGMSHTLAQWLYIVSDTSTRRGNLSNLINDLYEGENIAYIYNRTDVSSECQNGILCYCKELMNAFISALDEAVQEEFDVAAQVSDEEWEAIRPTKRQRRDMLLRHMQQHISTFSKCGNCSTWHALAADTWGATYRRQTDNIISNKEDNYTNILIEHVNLLQVGFWRPIDGIKFEDVLFPHIQHGFRGKELPILTYHNPPWTILQANASGAIISYGGLLFDIVGQLAKSKNFTIRIVLPGHIKEDSSNDTSTDMMHSTSAKLTLSAVARGKVAIAAAAITILSDPPRGINYTIPVSIQPYAFIIARPRELSRALLFLLPFTTDTWLCLGFAVILMGPTLFIIHRLSPYYDAMEITREGGLATIHNCLWYVYGALLQQGGMYLPRADSGRLVVGTWWIVVLVVVTTYSGNLVAFLTFPKLEIPITTISELTQSNLYTWSINKGSYLEMQLKNSDEPKYVSLLKGAEMTTPSGTDANLMTGSSLNRVRKERHVMIDWRLRLKYLMRADTLATDSCDFVLSSEEFMEERVAMIVPADSPYLPVINKEINRMQKAGLINKWLSAYLPKRDRCWQTSSSTREVNNHTVNLSDMQGSFFVLFLGVFSATTVLLSEWFYNRRKKKNERVVIKPYVE; encoded by the exons ATGCAAGTatggattatagttttatgtttatttggtCATGTTACTTCGGACGATTTTCCCTCCCTCATAACTGCCAACGCGTCCATAg CTGTAGTATTGGATCATCAATTTCTACAAGATAAATATCAGCCAATATTGGATGAATTAAAGGATTACATAAAAGAGTTAGCGAGAGTTGAGCTGAAACATGGTGGTGTTTTAGTCCATTATTACTCTTGGACCGCAATTAATCTGAAAAAAG gttttctagCAGTGTTTAGTGTAGCTTCCTGTGAAGACACTTGGTCACTATTTAAGCGGACAAAAGCGGAACAGTTACTGCTGTTCGCACTTACAGAAGTGGACTGTCCTCGACTGCCTTCAGACTTGGCGATTACAGTCACGTATACAGAACCTGGGGAAGAAGTACCTCAAATGATCCTGGATCTAAGAACTGAAAGGGCATTTAATTGGAAATCTGTAATCATGCTACACGATAATACACTAA aTCGTGATATGGTGTCTCGGGTAGTCCAATCTTTGACTTCGCATATTGATGATGAAGACGTGCCATCCGTATCTGTCACCgtgtttaaaatgaaacatgaGGTCAACGAATATTTGCGACGAAAGGAAATGTATCGAATTATTTCTAAACTTCCCgttaaatatatag GTGAAAATTTCATAGCGATTGTAACGTCTGATGTAGTGACGACTATGGCTGAAACAGCTCGCGATCTCGGCATGTCGCACACGCTTGCCCAGTGGTTGTATATAGTATCAGATACGAGTACACGTAGAGGAAATCTATCAAATTTGATAAATGATTTATACGAAGGTGAAAATATTGCCTACATTTACAACAGGACAGATGTAAGCTCTGAATGTCAG AAtggtatattatgttattgcaAAGAGCTGATGAATGCTTTCATATCAGCGTTAGATGAAGCAGTACAAGAAGAGTTTGACGTTGCTGCTCAGGTTTCTGATGAAGAGTGGGAAGCCATTAGACCCACTAAAAGACAGAGACGAGATATGTTATTGCGCCATATGCAg cAACATATATCGACTTTTAGTAAATGTGGAAACTGTAGTACTTGGCATGCTCTGGCTGCAGACACATGGGGAGCAACATACAGACGAcaaacagataatattataagtaataaagaaGATAACTACACTAATATCCTCATAGAGcatgtaaatttattacaa GTCGGTTTTTGGCGGCCGATTGATGGTATAAAATTTGAAGATGTTTTATTCCCACACATTCAGCATGGGTTTCGGGGAAAAGAACTGCCTATTTTAACTTATCAT aATCCTCCATGGACGATACTGCAAGCGAATGCTTCTGGCGCTATCATCAGCTATGGAGGGCTATTGTTCGATATCGTTGGTCAATTAGCTAAAAGCAAAAACTTCAC aatcCGTATCGTTCTTCCGGGTCACATAAAGGAGGATTCTTCAAATGATACATCTACTgat atgATGCACAGCACGAGTGCGAAGTTGACTCTATCAGCTGTTGCAAGAGGAAAAGTAGCCATTGCGGCTGCCGCTATTACTATTCTATCAGATCCACCCCGAG GTATAAATTACACGATTCCCGTGAGCATACAGCCGTACGCTTTCATAATAGCGCGACCTCGGGAGCTCAGCAGAGCTTTATTGTTCCTTCTGCCATTTACAACTGAT ACATGGCTCTGTTTAGGATTTGCTGTTATATTAATGGGACCGACTTTGTTCATAATACATAGACTTAGTCCATATTACGATGCAATGGAAATAACTCGTGAAGGAGGCTTAGCAACTATACATAATTGTCTTTGGTATGTTTATGGAGCTTTATTGCAACAAG GAGGGATGTATCTCCCAAGGGCCGATAGTGGAAGGCTAGTCGTAGGAACATGGTGGATTGTTGTATTAGTCGTTGTCACAACATACTCAGGCAATCTCGTTGCTTTCCTAACTTTTCCTAAATTGGAAATTCCAATCACGACGATAAGCGAACTTACTCAAAGTAACTTGTATACGTGGTCAATTAATAAAGGCTCTTATTTGGAAATGCAATTGAAA AACTCTGACGAGCCCAAGTACGTATCTCTGCTGAAGGGTGCTGAGATGACAACGCCCAGCGGGACTGACGCGAACTTAATGACTG GATCTTCACTAAACCGTGTGCGTAAGGAACGTCACGTTATGATAGATTGGAGACtgagattaaaatatttgatgcgAGCTGACACATTAGCTACTGACTCTTGTGATTTTGTGCTTA GTTCTGAGGAGTTTATGGAAGAACGAGTAGCAATGATAGTTCCAGCAGACAGTCCGTATTTACCAGTAATAAACAAAGA AATTAATCGCATGCAAAAAGCGGGGCTCATCAATAAATGGTTAAGTGCTTATCTGCCAAAGCGTGACCGGTGTTGGCAGACCTCCAGCTCGACTCGGGAAGTCAATAACCACACTGTCAACCTTAGTGATATGCAGGGATCGTTCTTTGTTCTATTTCTTG gtGTTTTCTCTGCTACAACCGTGCTCCTTTCCGAATGGTTCTACAACAGACGTAAGAAGAAAAACGAACGAGTGGTCATAAAGCCATATGTagaatga
- the LOC123696843 gene encoding UDP-N-acetylglucosamine transferase subunit ALG13 homolog — translation MYCYYFKMQYYEKCFITVGTTRFDLLCQQVMSTNVLQALKKIGCKTIVFQIGKSDVEPGDYELEGIKLYLYRFKDSIKDDIRNSDFVISHAGAGSCLEVLSANKPLLVVVNEDLMDNHQLELAEQLQIDGHLYYCTCDTLQCTVEEVDFSALAPFPKADPEPFFKALDSVFRVET, via the coding sequence atgtattgttattattttaaaatgcaatattatgaaaaatgttttattacagtCGGTACAACTCGTTTCGATTTACTTTGCCAACAAGTAATGTCTACAAATGTTTTACAAGCTTTAAAGAAAATCGGATGCAAAACAATAGTGTTTCAAATAGGTAAAAGTGACGTGGAGCCTGGCGATTATGAACTTGAAGGTATAAAACtgtatttgtatagatttaaagATTCTATAAAAGATGATATTCGGAACTCAGATTTTGTTATCAGCCATGCTGGGGCTGGGAGTTGCTTAGAGGTTTTAAGCGCAAATAAGCCACTATTGGTTGTTGTGAATGAAGATCTTATGGACAATCATCAATTAGAGTTAGCAGAGCAGCTACAGATAGATggacatttatattattgcaCCTGTGATACATTACAGTGTACTGTGGAAGAAGTAGATTTCAGTGCTCTTGCTCCATTCCCTAAAGCAGATCCAGAACCTTTTTTTAAAGCCTTGGACTCTGTATTTCGTGTTGAAacttaa
- the LOC123696842 gene encoding transmembrane emp24 domain-containing protein eca, whose amino-acid sequence MLFNISVLSFLLLLDASWGLYFHIAEGERKCFIEEIPDDTTVLVNYKVELYDPRSGGFMPSSPGIGMHVEVRDPNDRVILSRVYSSEGMISFTSTTPGEHVICMYSNSTSWFSGSQLRVHLDIQVGEHAVDYANVAQKDKLTELQLRIRQLLDQVHQITKEQSYQRHREERFRQTSESTNQRVLWWSLLQTGVLVAIGYWQMRHLKSFFEAKKLV is encoded by the exons atgttgtttaataTTTCTGTATTGTCGTTTCTTTTATTACTGGATGCCAGTTGGGGCTTGTACTTTCACATAGCAGAAGGAGAACGAAAATGTTTCATAGAAGAAATACCGGACGACACTACAGTTCTTG TGAACTACAAGGTCGAGCTATATGACCCACGGTCGGGTGGTTTCATGCCGTCATCACCTGGAATTGGCATGCATGTAGAAGTTCGGGATCCCAATGATAGAGTAATTTTGTCTCGGGTGTATTCCTCGGAGGGTATGATTTCGTTTACATCTACTACACCTGGTGAACatgttatttgtatgtattctAACAGCACATCATGGTTCAGTGGATCACAATTGAGG GTGCACCTTGATATTCAAGTTGGTGAGCATGCAGTGGACTATGCGAATGTTGCCCAAAAGGACAAACTCACAGAATTACAATTGAGAATCAGGCAGTTGTTAGATCAGGTTCACCAAATTACAAAGGAGCAGAGCTATCAAAGA CATCGTGAGGAAAGATTCCGTCAAACATCAGAGAGCACAAATCAAAGGGTTCTCTGGTGGAGTCTACTTCAAACTGGTGTTCTAGTGGCAATAGGATACTGGCAAATGAGGCATCTTAAGAGCTTCTTCGAGGCTAAGAAACtagtgtaa
- the LOC123696602 gene encoding DDRGK domain-containing protein 1, producing MDPFIIAAIISAVVIIILSIAFLRVSQVNTKPAARPRAVAQRDGGPGRVQAVRNQRARMRANAARHAAPLDEDANVADDMDEEGIPESPAVEIDDKMGAKKRAKMEAKMEKKKAREAEEKMREMKKKKDQELEEERKKLEEKKQEEERKAEEAERKAEEERKKKEQEEYEAMKAAFSIEGEGYDENDEEDAANRLRDFIEYIKTQKVVLLEDLAAHFKLKTQATIDRITDMQASGELTGVIDDRGKFIYIAQAELEAVAKFIKQRGRVSISELAECSNQLINLNPVPVAT from the exons aTGGATCCGTTTATTATTGCAGCTATAATTAGTGCTGTAGTTATTATAATCCTATCAATTGCCTTTTTACGAGTGTCACAAGTAAACACAAAAC CTGCTGCGCGACCGAGAGCAGTAGCCCAAAGAGATGGAGGCCCTGGAAGAGTACAAGCTGTCAGAAACCAGCGCGCCAGAATGAGAGCAAATG ctGCAAGACATGCTGCACCTCTTGATGAAGATGCTAATGTTGCTGATGATATGGATGAAGAAGGTATACCAGAAAGCCCAGCCGTTGAAATTGATGATAAAATGGGTGCAAAG aaacGTGCCAAAATGGAAGCTAAAATGGAAAAGAAAAAAGCAAGGGAAGCGGAAGAGAAGATGAGGGAAATGAAAAAGAAGAAAGACCAAGAATTAGAAGAAGAACGCAAAAAGTTGGAAGAAAAGAAACAG gaagaagaaagaaaagcAGAGGAAGCTGAAAGGAAAGCAGAAGAAGagagaaagaagaaagaacaAGAAGAGTATGAAGCCATGAAAGCTGCATTTAGTATTGAAGGTGAGGGATATGACGAAAATGATGAGGAAGATGCAGCAAATCGTCTTCGTGACTTCATTGAATATATCAAG aCTCAAAAGGTTGTTTTACTGGAAGATTTAGCAGCTcatttcaaactcaaaacgCAAGCTACTATCGACAGAATTACTGATATGCAGGCATCAGGTGAACTTACTGGTGTTATTGACGACAGAGGAAAGTTCATTTATATTGCCCAAGCTGAGCTTGAAGCTGTcgctaaatttattaaacaaaggGGGCGTGTATCCATTTCAGAGCTGGCAGAATGTAGTAATCAATTGATCAATCTTAATCCTGTCCCTGttgctacataa
- the LOC123696600 gene encoding nuclear pore complex protein Nup107, producing the protein MSFNKSILHSTQHTPLKSSRVRQLAAKDDTLNLTPILNESSYFKTLNDTSLRQILDESSIVINTGTAGNGLSEVFFEIIQSSRPSDVLDTLGRLAQACCDSLELVEPWNRYSVQNYWLAEEANTWKLLHCLYADSLIEQPESFESILTQSTLSQQTLVNALFQSDSEIRLLQILVDWLEATAAQQVEVTRTAAPVIAHNIHWGNTLHQLLLGTSLFNKERNKSMITNMDPDAPRRQNKTIHSDDMKDDSDLCKRVFTEVRCGKLNEAVSLCINAGQAWRAAVLQGWKLPHYSQIEDSEAAIESSGNKSRDLWKWCALAIANDTSENLHYRATVGILCGHLQRALPACQGNWEDLLWAHLRVQIETRVDKFLHEHYATAEANTTSPEVLELLQLELPSDEQTLQQMFSAVKSLLDGKKESNYQTCQRYLMLGHIRSIMQDSLQWLNSAEDRFVRFLAHLILILRQMGKDPQHDIGDMILEKYVSRLIDNLIEGACEFPELIAFYTSTVPTDKQIILFSEFMDRIHKIENRPDVVKAGLTAGIDVAASARMAIKKSITDIQQGYGNVDVTLTQATAAEKDKSLITKVIRSLEWLALLSNQAVEGLWLSNAMVRTFIFIGNTDAAISCLSSVKSMFSDFMGKISSSSSELREYLCLKAYLEALEGFATWYRHFISGQPKDVDPLPPDASFSDKVHHEQQCAHVEQQKTRWKNAVLHQSRHTKTLLYNVLLFPGGWLQDENDSTSSPNFTQDEKEERLKQLDTLRRLCIPEIIILILKILQSNDDVENHKEAVKLSDLIASENRCLYKVFTKAKLQEVLERIKESSLILLEKGRDMFGYEISE; encoded by the coding sequence atgagtTTTAATAAAAGCATACTACATTCGACGCAACACACTCCTTTAAAAAGTAGTCGTGTGCGACAACTTGCAGCTAAAGACGACACTCTTAATCTAACTCCAATACTCAACGAATCCTCTTATTTCAAAACTTTAAACGATACTAGTCTCCGACAAATTTTAGATGAATCCTCAATCGTTATTAATACTGGTACAGCGGGCAATGGATTGAGTGAagtattttttgaaataatcCAATCGAGTCGACCTAGCGATGTTTTGGATACTTTGGGTAGGTTAGCTCAAGCTTGCTGTGATTCTCTTGAGTTAGTGGAGCCATGGAATCGGTATAGTGTACAAAATTATTGGTTAGCCGAAGAAGCAAATACTTGGAAACTTCTTCATTGTTTATATGCTGATTCATTGATTGAACAGCCAGAATCATTTGAAAGTATCCTCACTCAGTCAACACTATCTCAACAAACCTTAGTTAATGCCCTGTTTCAAAGTGACTCTGAAATACGTCTTCTGCAGATATTAGTTGACTGGTTAGAAGCCACAGCTGCTCAACAAGTTGAAGTTACAAGAACAGCAGCTCCAGTTATCGCACACAATATTCATTGGGGTAATACCCTACATCAATTACTTCTTGGcacaagtttatttaataaagaaagaaataagaGTATGATTACCAATATGGACCCAGATGCACCAAGACGTCAAAATAAAACGATACATTCTGATGATATGAAAGATGACAGTGATCTATGTAAAAGAGTCTTTACAGAAGTTCGATGTGGGAAATTGAATGAAGCTGTATCACTGTGCATAAATGCAGGACAGGCTTGGAGAGCTGCTGTGTTGCAAGGATGGAAGCTTCCTCATTATTCTCAAATAGAAGATTCAGAAGCTGCTATAGAATCAAGTGGAAACAAGTCTAGAGATCTTTGGAAATGGTGTGCTCTGGCTATAGCTAATGACACTTCTGAGAATTTACATTATAGGGCAACTGTTGGTATTCTATGTGGCCATTTGCAAAGAGCTCTCCCAGCTTGTCAAGGTAACTGGGAAGATTTATTATGGGCCCATTTGCGAGTTCAAATAGAAACAAGAGTGGACAAATTCTTACATGAACACTATGCAACAGCAGAAGCAAATACTACATCACCAGAAGTTTTAGAACTGTTACAATTAGAGTTGCCTTCTGATGAACAAACATTGCAACAAATGTTCAGTGCAGTCAAGTCATTGTTGGATGGTAAGAAAGAATCCAACTATCAAACTTGTCAAAGATATCTAATGTTGGGCCATATCAGATCAATAATGCAAGATTCCCTACAATGGCTTAACAGCGCTGAAGATAGATTTGTCAGATTCCTTGCCcatctaatattaattttgcgTCAGATGGGTAAAGATCCTCAGCATGATATTGGAGATATGATTTtggaaaaatatgtttctcgattaattgataatttgaTTGAAGGTGCTTGTGAATTTCCAGAACTAATAGCATTCTACACATCTACAGTGCCAACTGACAAacaaataattctattttctGAATTCATGGATAGAATTCATAAAATTGAGAATAGACCAGATGTTGTTAAAGCTGGATTAACTGCTGGAATTGATGTTGCTGCATCTGCCAGAATGGCTATCAAAAAATCCATAACAGACATCCAACAAGGTTATGGAAATGTTGATGTCACATTAACACAAGCAACCGCTGCCGAAAAggataaaagtttaataacaAAAGTGATAAGATCTTTAGAATGGCTGGCCCTTCTTTCAAATCAAGCAGTGGAAGGATTATGGTTAAGCAATGCAATGGTTCGGACATTTATATTCATTGGAAACACTGATGCAGCAATATCTTGTTTATCAAGTGTTAAAAGTATGTTTTCTGATTTTATGGGCAAAATTAGCTCTAGTTCTTCAGAATTAAGAGAATATTTATGCCTCAAAGCATATTTAGAAGCTCTCGAAGGTTTTGCAACTTGGTACAGACATTTCATCAGTGGTCAGCCAAAAGATGTTGATCCATTACCACCAGATGCATCGTTTTCGGATAAAGTGCATCATGAACAACAATGTGCACATGTTGAACAGCAAAAGACAAGGTGGAAAAATGCTGTCCTTCACCAGTCTCGGCACACTAAGACACTCCTTTACAATGTGTTGCTATTCCCAGGAGGATGGCTTCAAGATGAAAATGACAGCACATCATCACCCAATTTCACACAAGATGAAAAAGAAGAAAGATTAAAGCAATTGGATACACTTAGAAGATTGTGCATACcggaaattataattttgatattgaaaattttacaaagtAATGATGATGTTGAAAATCACAAAGAAGCAGTCAAATTAAGTGACTTAATTGCATCTGAAAATCGTTGTTTGTACAAAGTATTTACAAAAGCTAAGCTTCAAGAAGTATTAGAAAGAATCAAAGAGTCTAGTTTAATACTTCTGGAGAAAGGAAGAGATATGTTTGGTTATGAAATAAGtgaataa